The Pongo pygmaeus isolate AG05252 chromosome 11, NHGRI_mPonPyg2-v2.0_pri, whole genome shotgun sequence genome includes a region encoding these proteins:
- the CDK5R2 gene encoding cyclin-dependent kinase 5 activator 2, translating to MGTVLSLSPASSAKGRRPGGLPEEKKKAPPAGDEALGGYGAPPVGKGGKGESRLKRPSVLISALTWKRLVAASAKKKKGSKKVTPKPASTGPDPLVQQRNRENLLRKGRDPPDGGGTAKPLAVPVPTVPAAAATCEPPSGGSAAAQPPGSGGGKPPPPPPPAPQAAPQVPGGSPRRVIVQASTGELLRCLGDFVCRRCYRLKELSPGELVGWFRGVDRSLLLQGWQDQAFITPANLVFVYLLCRESLRGDELASAAELQAAFLTCLYLAYSYMGNEISYPLKPFLVEPDKERFWQRCLRLIQRLSPQMLRLNADPHFFTQVFQDLKNEGEAAASGGGPPSGGAPAASSAARDSCAAGTKHWTMNLDR from the coding sequence ATGGGCACGGTGCTCTCTCTTTCCCCTGCCTCCTCGGCCAAGGGCCGGAGGCCCGGCGGGCTGCCCGAGGAGAAGAAGAAGGCGCCGCCCGCGGGGGACGAGGCGCTGGGGGGCTACGGGGCGCCGCCAGTGGGCAAGGGCGGCAAAGGCGAGAGCCGACTCAAGCGGCCGTCTGTGCTCATCTCGGCGCTCACCTGGAAGCGCCTGGTGGCCGCGTCCGCCAAGAAGAAGAAAGGCAGCAAGAAGGTGACACCCAAGCCGGCATCCACGGGCCCCGACCCCCTGGTCCAGCAACGCAACCGCGAGAACCTTCTCCGCAAGGGCCGGGATCCCCCCGACGGCGGCGGCACCGCCAAGCCCCTGGCGGTGCCAGTGCCCACCGTGCCCGCGGCCGCCGCCACCTGCGAGCCACCGTCGGGGGGCAGCGCGGCCGCTCAGCCGCCGGGCTCGGGCGGGGGAAAGCCTCCGCCGCCGCCTCCCCCAGCCCCGCAGGCGGCGCCGCAGGTGCCTGGCGGCTCGCCGCGGCGGGTCATCGTGCAGGCCTCCACCGGCGAGCTGCTGCGCTGTCTGGGCGACTTCGTGTGCCGACGCTGCTACCGCCTCAAGGAGCTGAGCCCGGGCGAGCTGGTGGGCTGGTTCCGCGGTGTGGACCGCTCGCTGCTGCTGCAGGGCTGGCAAGACCAGGCCTTCATTACGCCTGCAAACCTGGTGTTCGTGTATCTGCTGTGCCGCGAGTCGCTGCGTGGGGACGAGCTGGCGTCGGCTGCCGAGCTGCAGGCCGCCTTCCTCACCTGCCTCTACCTCGCCTACTCCTACATGGGCAACGAGATCTCCTACCCACTCAAGCCCTTCCTCGTGGAGCCCGACAAGGAGCGCTTCTGGCAGCGCTGCCTGCGCCTCATCCAGCGGCTCAGCCCGCAGATGCTGCGGCTCAACGCCGACCCCCACTTCTTCACGCAGGTCTTTCAAGACCTCAAGAACGAGGGCGAGGCCGCCGCCAGCGGCGGGGGCCCACCGAGCGGGGGCGCGCCCGCAGCCTCCTCGGCCGCCAGGGACAGCTGCGCGGCCGGAACCAAGCACTGGACTATGAACCTGGACCGCTAG